From the Deltaproteobacteria bacterium genome, one window contains:
- a CDS encoding cytochrome c-type biogenesis protein CcmH, with amino-acid sequence MTVRKKDKKARLGEPGRRRAGGATAVLGALLLTFSVHVHADQALEDRVRAISSELRCVVCQNLSVADSPAEMAVQMRGIVREQLQAGKTPDEVRAYFVSKYGEWVLLAPTAQGFNLTVWILPFVVLLAGLAFAAWYLRRWSRRRTREPEGMPDPALLERVRAAVAAGEETAGSPGSANPPIYQDLRELEFDHQAGKLSDADYASLKQRYERQAVELLREAGDAAAAVPEPDAREPEMTEPTPSRWSKRSWMMAGGAALLLAGGVTLGLLLGQSVRPRTSPEDSMTGDFLTGTGPGGIGQPGASNPAAALRQGQEAFQRKDFKAAIQAFQTVLRRDPGHPAANAYMGMILAQAGHVEAALEALDRALARTPNFPLALWAKGMVLFQDGRDPAGAREHLERLEGLLPQGEQRNAVRDIIARIGEQAPEPAGAPAERRIEGTVELEAGHAPGTGARAVLYIIARPAGAQGGPPLAVKRIVAPAFPVSFSLGPNDVMIQGTAFEGPLNLTARLDRDGDPLTREAGEPAGAHDGNPVSPGARNVVVKLR; translated from the coding sequence ATGACAGTCCGGAAAAAGGACAAGAAGGCGCGGTTGGGAGAACCGGGACGCCGCCGTGCCGGCGGCGCCACCGCGGTGCTCGGCGCGCTGTTATTGACCTTCTCCGTGCACGTACACGCCGACCAGGCCCTGGAGGACCGGGTGCGCGCCATCTCATCGGAGTTGCGCTGTGTCGTGTGCCAGAACCTGTCCGTGGCCGACTCCCCGGCGGAGATGGCGGTGCAGATGCGCGGCATCGTGCGGGAACAGCTCCAGGCCGGCAAGACGCCGGACGAGGTGCGCGCGTATTTCGTCTCCAAGTACGGCGAATGGGTGTTGCTGGCGCCGACCGCCCAGGGCTTCAATCTGACCGTCTGGATACTCCCCTTCGTCGTCCTCCTTGCCGGTCTCGCGTTCGCGGCCTGGTACCTGCGCCGCTGGAGCCGCCGCCGGACGCGCGAGCCGGAGGGCATGCCGGATCCGGCGCTGCTGGAGCGGGTACGGGCGGCCGTCGCCGCCGGTGAGGAGACGGCCGGCTCCCCGGGCAGCGCCAACCCGCCCATCTACCAGGACCTGAGGGAGCTGGAATTCGACCACCAGGCGGGCAAGTTGTCGGACGCCGATTACGCGTCCCTGAAACAACGGTATGAACGACAGGCCGTGGAACTGCTGCGGGAGGCAGGTGATGCCGCCGCGGCCGTCCCGGAGCCGGACGCGCGGGAGCCGGAGATGACGGAGCCAACTCCTTCCAGGTGGAGCAAGCGGTCGTGGATGATGGCCGGCGGGGCCGCCCTGCTGCTGGCGGGGGGCGTCACCCTGGGGCTTCTCCTGGGCCAGTCGGTGCGTCCGCGCACGTCTCCGGAGGACAGCATGACCGGCGACTTCCTCACGGGAACCGGTCCCGGCGGCATCGGACAGCCGGGCGCCAGCAATCCGGCGGCCGCGCTGCGCCAGGGGCAGGAGGCCTTCCAGCGCAAGGACTTCAAGGCCGCCATCCAGGCCTTCCAGACCGTGTTGCGCCGCGATCCCGGCCACCCCGCGGCCAACGCCTACATGGGGATGATCCTGGCCCAGGCCGGGCATGTCGAGGCCGCCCTCGAGGCGCTGGACCGCGCGCTCGCGCGCACCCCCAACTTCCCCCTGGCGCTGTGGGCCAAGGGCATGGTGCTGTTTCAGGACGGCCGCGACCCGGCCGGCGCGCGCGAGCACCTGGAGCGGCTGGAAGGCCTTCTGCCCCAGGGAGAGCAACGCAATGCCGTGCGCGACATCATCGCGCGGATCGGCGAGCAGGCACCGGAACCGGCGGGGGCGCCCGCCGAGAGACGCATCGAGGGCACGGTGGAGCTGGAAGCCGGACATGCTCCGGGCACCGGAGCCCGGGCCGTCCTCTACATCATCGCCCGGCCCGCCGGAGCCCAGGGCGGCCCGCCCCTGGCGGTTAAGCGTATCGTCGCACCGGCCTTTCCGGTGTCCTTTTCACTGGGTCCCAACGACGTGATGATACAGGG
- a CDS encoding redoxin domain-containing protein, translating to MSPAARRLLLTLMAVGALVILLGYGFYRDPRYILSPLVGNTAPDFSLTLFDGREVRLSELRGKTVMLDFWASWCLPCRAEARDLEAAWKRQGDDVVFLGINIQDKEADARKFIEEFGITFANGQDPDGKIAVDYGVWGIPEAFFVSPAGRITYKHVGAIPPAVLATKLEDARRDRASAESGRGEHQTIR from the coding sequence ATGAGCCCGGCGGCGCGCAGGCTGCTGCTCACCCTCATGGCGGTGGGCGCCCTGGTGATCCTGCTGGGTTACGGCTTCTACCGCGATCCGCGCTACATCCTCTCGCCGCTGGTGGGAAACACCGCCCCGGACTTCTCCCTGACCTTGTTCGACGGCCGCGAGGTGCGCCTGTCGGAGCTGCGGGGCAAGACCGTGATGCTGGATTTCTGGGCCTCCTGGTGCCTGCCCTGCCGGGCCGAGGCGCGGGACCTGGAGGCGGCCTGGAAGCGCCAGGGAGACGACGTGGTGTTCCTCGGCATCAACATCCAGGACAAGGAGGCGGACGCGCGGAAGTTCATCGAGGAGTTCGGCATCACCTTCGCCAACGGGCAGGATCCGGACGGCAAGATCGCGGTGGATTACGGCGTCTGGGGAATTCCCGAAGCCTTCTTCGTCAGCCCCGCCGGCAGGATCACGTACAAGCACGTCGGCGCCATTCCGCCCGCGGTGCTGGCCACCAAGCTGGAGGACGCTCGCCGCGACCGCGCCAGCGCCGAGAGCGGCCGCGGCGAGCATCAGACGATACGATGA
- a CDS encoding heme lyase CcmF/NrfE family subunit: MTGTLGHTCVLLAFGLALWGIAAPVLHARTGNEHFYASARYAIAGQFLFVTVAAGALIYALVATDFSIRYVAFNTTRATPVYYRVTGLWGALEGSLLLWEWILIIFSALVAWCYRARMREFMPWVLMVFSIVSAFFLAVIAFASNPFELLSPVPADGRGLNPLLEDANMLSHPPLLYTGFVGLTVPFAFAIAALIRGQLDQSWIVATRRWTITAWFFLTLGNIVGAWWSYHVLGWGGYWAWDPVENAAFMPWLPATAFLHSAQVQERRGMLKTWNLLLIIIAFSLTIFGTFLTRSGVLSSIHAFSSGPVGFYFLAFLAFVLVSSLGLLAWRSDQLRGQPELDSAVSRESAFVLNNVVFVSALFTIFLGTVFPLLSEAVAGVQVSVGAPYFNAVTAPLFLLLVFLMGVGPLIAWRRASWDNLKRNFTWPMVASLAVAAGLFAGGIRSFFSLLGFTLCAFTVWTMVCDTWLSLRARRRLAGEGPIRGFATLVRRNQRRYGGFVVHLGVVLVVLGIAGSMAYSIEREATLSVGESLTAGPYQVSFEGLRGSQEPTHYRVEGAFQVSRNGHELGRLSPALKFFPIQDSPIGRAVFRSTLKEDVYLILSGFSEVGQNRATLKVLIRPLVLWIWLGGLVMALGTLMAILPMGPARRKEA; the protein is encoded by the coding sequence GTGACCGGAACCCTGGGACATACCTGCGTCCTGCTGGCCTTCGGGCTGGCGCTCTGGGGCATCGCCGCTCCCGTCCTGCACGCGCGCACCGGCAACGAGCACTTCTACGCCTCCGCCCGTTACGCCATCGCCGGCCAGTTCCTTTTCGTCACCGTCGCCGCCGGGGCGCTGATCTACGCGCTGGTGGCCACCGACTTCTCCATCCGCTACGTGGCCTTCAACACCACCCGGGCGACGCCGGTCTATTATCGCGTCACCGGCCTCTGGGGCGCCCTCGAAGGCTCGCTGCTCCTGTGGGAATGGATCCTGATCATCTTCTCGGCGCTGGTGGCGTGGTGTTACCGCGCGCGCATGCGCGAGTTCATGCCTTGGGTGCTGATGGTCTTCTCCATCGTCTCGGCGTTCTTCCTGGCGGTCATCGCCTTCGCCTCCAACCCCTTCGAGCTCCTGTCGCCGGTGCCGGCCGACGGGCGCGGCCTCAACCCGCTGCTGGAAGACGCCAACATGCTGAGCCACCCGCCGCTCCTGTACACGGGGTTCGTGGGGCTCACGGTGCCGTTCGCGTTCGCCATCGCCGCGCTCATCCGCGGCCAGCTCGACCAGTCGTGGATCGTCGCCACCCGGCGCTGGACCATCACCGCGTGGTTCTTCCTCACCCTCGGCAACATCGTGGGCGCGTGGTGGTCGTACCACGTGCTCGGCTGGGGCGGCTACTGGGCCTGGGACCCGGTGGAGAACGCCGCCTTCATGCCCTGGTTGCCGGCCACGGCGTTCCTGCACTCGGCGCAGGTGCAGGAACGGCGCGGCATGCTCAAGACCTGGAACCTGCTGTTGATCATCATCGCGTTCAGCCTGACCATCTTCGGCACTTTCCTGACGCGCTCCGGCGTCCTGTCGTCCATCCATGCGTTTTCGTCCGGCCCGGTGGGATTCTACTTCCTGGCGTTTCTCGCGTTCGTGCTGGTCTCGTCGCTGGGGCTGCTGGCGTGGCGCAGCGATCAACTGCGCGGGCAGCCCGAGCTGGACTCCGCGGTGAGCCGGGAATCGGCGTTCGTGCTGAACAACGTGGTGTTCGTGTCCGCCCTGTTCACCATCTTCCTGGGCACGGTGTTTCCGCTCCTGTCCGAGGCCGTGGCCGGCGTTCAGGTGAGCGTCGGGGCGCCCTACTTCAACGCCGTCACCGCTCCCCTCTTCCTGCTGCTGGTCTTCCTCATGGGAGTCGGGCCGCTCATTGCCTGGCGCCGGGCTTCCTGGGACAACCTCAAGCGGAACTTTACCTGGCCCATGGTGGCGTCCCTGGCCGTGGCCGCGGGCCTCTTCGCCGGTGGCATCCGCTCGTTCTTCTCGCTGCTGGGGTTCACGCTGTGCGCCTTCACGGTGTGGACCATGGTGTGCGACACGTGGCTTTCGCTGCGCGCGCGCCGGCGCCTCGCGGGCGAGGGCCCGATCCGCGGCTTCGCCACCCTCGTGCGACGCAACCAGCGGCGCTACGGCGGTTTCGTAGTGCACCTGGGAGTCGTTCTGGTGGTGCTGGGCATCGCCGGCTCCATGGCCTACAGCATCGAGCGGGAGGCGACTCTGAGCGTCGGCGAGAGCCTCACGGCGGGCCCCTACCAAGTCTCCTTCGAGGGGCTGCGGGGGTCGCAGGAGCCCACCCACTACCGGGTGGAGGGCGCGTTCCAGGTGTCGCGCAACGGTCATGAGCTCGGACGCCTGTCACCCGCGCTCAAGTTCTTCCCGATCCAGGATTCGCCCATCGGCCGGGCGGTGTTCCGCAGCACCCTCAAGGAGGACGTCTACCTGATCCTCTCGGGTTTCAGCGAAGTGGGGCAGAACCGGGCCACGCTCAAGGTGCTGATCCGTCCCCTGGTGCTGTGGATCTGGCTCGGCGGCCTGGTCATGGCCCTGGGCACGCTCATGGCCATCCTGCCCATGGGTCCGGCTCGACGGAAGGAAGCATGA
- the ccmE gene encoding cytochrome c maturation protein CcmE yields MKRRRFLIGGLVIVGALTYLIYGAMQNAVVYFVTPSELHAETGAPDRFLRVGGMVLPGSLEKDLGRRTFRFKISDGQQSIPVFFQGVPPDLFSEGKGAVVEGRLSKEGVFQASIVMAKHAEEYSPYKEGEDPSTVRSFVPARPTGGS; encoded by the coding sequence ATGAAGCGTAGGCGGTTTCTCATCGGCGGCCTCGTCATCGTCGGCGCCCTGACCTATCTCATCTACGGCGCCATGCAGAACGCGGTGGTCTACTTCGTCACGCCGAGCGAGCTCCACGCCGAGACCGGCGCGCCCGACCGCTTCCTGCGGGTGGGCGGGATGGTGCTGCCCGGATCGCTGGAGAAGGACCTGGGGCGGCGCACCTTCCGCTTCAAGATCTCCGACGGCCAGCAGTCCATTCCCGTATTCTTCCAGGGGGTGCCCCCGGACCTTTTCTCGGAGGGCAAGGGCGCGGTGGTGGAGGGAAGGCTGAGCAAGGAGGGGGTGTTCCAGGCCTCCATCGTCATGGCCAAGCACGCCGAGGAGTACAGCCCGTACAAGGAGGGCGAGGATCCCTCCACGGTGCGCAGCTTCGTGCCCGCGCGGCCCACGGGGGGTTCGTGA
- the ccsA gene encoding cytochrome c biogenesis protein CcsA, with protein MARRILGTLALILILTGLYWGLVEAPPDARQGETQRIMYLHIPSILVAYLAFFIVFVGSCLYLWKGERRDDNLAHSAAEIGVLFTALTIVEGSIWGKPTWGVWWTWDARLTLTAILLLIFSAYLLLRSLIEDPRRGAVSGAIVGIIGFLDIPLIHMSVYWWRTLHQPPSILRPDKAPWDNIDPAMLWPLGINFLAFLVLFFYLLSLRIHLGEVEDRVRRSRLFEAS; from the coding sequence ATGGCTCGACGAATACTAGGCACGCTGGCACTGATACTCATCCTGACAGGTCTGTACTGGGGCCTGGTGGAGGCGCCGCCCGACGCGCGCCAGGGCGAGACCCAGCGCATCATGTACCTCCACATTCCCAGCATCCTGGTGGCGTACCTGGCGTTCTTCATCGTGTTCGTGGGTAGCTGCCTGTACCTGTGGAAGGGTGAGCGCCGGGACGACAATCTGGCCCACTCGGCGGCGGAGATCGGCGTGCTGTTCACCGCCCTGACCATCGTGGAGGGCTCCATCTGGGGCAAACCCACCTGGGGCGTGTGGTGGACCTGGGATGCACGCCTCACGCTCACGGCCATCCTGTTGCTGATCTTCTCGGCCTACCTGCTGCTGCGCTCGCTCATCGAGGACCCGCGGCGCGGCGCGGTATCCGGCGCCATCGTGGGCATCATCGGCTTCCTCGACATCCCGCTCATCCACATGTCGGTGTACTGGTGGCGCACCCTGCACCAGCCGCCTTCCATCCTGCGCCCGGACAAGGCGCCGTGGGACAACATCGATCCGGCGATGCTGTGGCCCCTGGGGATCAATTTCCTGGCGTTTCTCGTGCTGTTCTTCTATTTGCTGTCGTTGCGCATCCACCTGGGAGAGGTGGAGGACCGGGTGCGCCGGAGCCGGCTCTTCGAGGCAAGCTGA
- a CDS encoding HAMP domain-containing sensor histidine kinase: protein MQLVRRSLRRRDTMTLRGTAIFASVLVPLLALCAYSYHWDRASAAKYLFQQNVRRIVALVETLERGEAKRSEERLMGAIGGVALPVQSFREKPLFLTDARCYALAKDNNCNRRQAKRGSGEGTEVKDFGVVSLSSALRERGLVGNGEVTAVYFRDNENPPQDTHYRTNFGGSEQFDPMPSRRKAIMAVEYRSKSGRYFRYTAFVTATDTISPGWAWRMAGWLLAVATGGILLSGVATYLATGSIRRLSLDDPASAVGPRETRRIASALKASQEDMRSVARDLGWALAALTHDMRTTLVRLKLFIEDISDDSKRDRAEGDLAQLESMLHEAYEVARSSSNDEPQQQVDLASLVQALCDAASDAGRTARYRGPGRIVLNCQSSAIRRALANLINNAIDYGDEADVELSEDDETVRIVIGDRGPGIPAAEREAAFVAYKRLPTARDRNPRGEGLGLPIARNAIRRCGGDIFLRDREGGGLEVLVTLPKR, encoded by the coding sequence ATGCAGTTGGTTCGGCGCTCCCTGCGCCGGCGCGATACGATGACTCTGCGTGGGACTGCGATCTTCGCGTCGGTTCTCGTCCCCTTGCTCGCACTCTGCGCGTACAGCTATCACTGGGATCGCGCCAGCGCCGCGAAATACCTTTTCCAGCAGAACGTTCGTCGGATCGTTGCGCTTGTAGAGACATTGGAAAGAGGCGAAGCGAAGCGGAGTGAGGAGAGGCTGATGGGGGCGATAGGCGGCGTGGCGTTGCCCGTACAGTCCTTTAGAGAGAAGCCGCTCTTTCTCACCGATGCACGGTGCTATGCCTTGGCCAAGGACAACAACTGCAATAGACGACAAGCGAAGAGGGGAAGTGGCGAGGGAACAGAAGTGAAGGACTTTGGAGTTGTTTCGCTATCTTCAGCCCTCAGGGAACGTGGTCTGGTGGGAAACGGGGAAGTGACGGCGGTTTACTTCCGGGACAATGAAAACCCGCCGCAGGATACCCACTATCGCACGAACTTTGGGGGCAGCGAGCAGTTCGACCCTATGCCGAGCCGACGCAAGGCGATCATGGCGGTCGAGTACAGATCCAAGTCCGGCAGGTACTTCCGCTATACGGCGTTTGTCACCGCGACCGATACGATTTCGCCTGGCTGGGCATGGCGAATGGCGGGCTGGCTACTCGCCGTCGCCACAGGTGGTATCCTGCTTTCCGGTGTGGCGACCTATCTGGCGACGGGGTCGATCCGGCGTCTCTCCCTTGACGATCCCGCGTCGGCGGTCGGCCCCCGCGAAACTCGCCGCATCGCGAGTGCACTGAAGGCCTCACAGGAAGATATGCGGTCTGTGGCAAGAGACCTTGGATGGGCTCTGGCCGCGTTGACGCACGACATGCGGACGACGCTTGTCAGACTCAAGCTCTTTATCGAAGACATAAGCGATGACTCCAAGCGGGACCGCGCCGAAGGTGACCTCGCGCAATTGGAGAGCATGTTGCATGAGGCGTATGAGGTCGCCCGCTCCTCGTCGAATGACGAGCCGCAGCAACAGGTTGATCTGGCATCACTCGTGCAGGCGCTATGCGATGCAGCAAGCGATGCGGGCCGGACTGCGCGCTATCGCGGCCCCGGCCGCATCGTGCTGAACTGCCAGTCTTCGGCCATCCGGCGCGCGCTCGCCAATCTCATCAACAACGCCATTGACTATGGTGACGAGGCCGATGTCGAACTTTCGGAGGATGACGAGACGGTTCGGATCGTGATCGGCGATCGCGGCCCCGGCATTCCGGCGGCGGAGCGCGAAGCGGCCTTTGTGGCTTACAAGCGGCTCCCGACCGCGCGCGACCGCAATCCCCGCGGCGAGGGACTCGGCCTCCCGATCGCGCGGAACGCGATTCGGCGCTGCGGTGGCGACATCTTCCTCCGCGACCGGGAAGGCGGCGGCCTCGAAGTCCTGGTGACCCTGCCTAAACGCTGA
- a CDS encoding response regulator transcription factor: protein MKQFILLQNYTCPAKIEVMMSASSTRILVVDDEPADRDAATAFLVGRGFEVKSPESGNEVKEETDRLLTACEFDLLLLDLAMPNLDTLALIRSLNEKKTRLPAIMMSGQGGPADRIQFLEAGADDFIAKPEPPLQWRDTELLARIQAVLRRANGRDGTVGRVGDVYAFEGWSLDPLRRQLRDPGGVLVGLTDGEFRLLLALLREPGKVLARDELLGPGDASGRSIDVHVSRLRNKLERSPEAPEFIKTVRGGGYILAVPVQRP from the coding sequence GTGAAGCAATTCATATTGTTGCAAAATTACACGTGCCCAGCTAAAATTGAGGTCATGATGTCTGCTTCCAGCACCCGTATCCTCGTGGTAGACGACGAACCGGCGGACCGCGATGCGGCAACGGCGTTTCTTGTGGGTCGCGGGTTCGAGGTGAAGAGCCCAGAAAGCGGCAACGAGGTGAAGGAGGAGACGGATCGGCTGCTGACGGCCTGTGAATTCGACCTCTTGCTTCTCGACCTTGCGATGCCGAACCTGGATACACTAGCCTTGATCCGCAGTCTGAACGAAAAAAAAACTCGGCTTCCCGCAATAATGATGTCCGGGCAGGGTGGGCCGGCCGACCGCATCCAGTTCTTGGAAGCGGGCGCAGACGACTTCATTGCTAAACCGGAGCCGCCACTCCAGTGGCGCGATACCGAACTACTCGCGCGCATCCAGGCGGTTCTGCGACGCGCGAATGGGAGGGACGGAACGGTGGGCCGCGTGGGAGACGTGTATGCGTTCGAGGGCTGGAGCCTAGACCCCCTGCGGCGCCAGTTGCGCGACCCAGGCGGTGTGCTGGTTGGGCTCACTGACGGCGAATTCCGACTTCTTCTGGCACTGCTCCGGGAGCCGGGGAAGGTGCTCGCACGCGACGAGCTGCTCGGTCCCGGCGACGCTTCGGGCCGGAGCATTGACGTGCACGTCAGTCGGCTCCGCAACAAGCTTGAGCGCAGCCCGGAGGCTCCCGAATTCATCAAGACGGTACGGGGTGGCGGCTACATCTTGGCTGTCCCGGTGCAGAGGCCATAA